The following proteins are co-located in the Enoplosus armatus isolate fEnoArm2 chromosome 8, fEnoArm2.hap1, whole genome shotgun sequence genome:
- the top1b gene encoding DNA topoisomerase 1 isoform X1, which produces MSGDHGHGDSQVNSGSKGSVTHKHKDKHKDKEHRHKDHKKDKEREKIKHSNSEHKDHSERRHKDKEKLKHSDGSSDKHREKHKEKDKDKEKRREEKIKSSHVDKPKKEKENGYVRDASPPAIKSESEEDNGFYPSPQHNKTSKREYEDEEFEYKPKKVKTEHDKKAKKRKHEYEEDEEDEDIKPKKKTKDKKVTEGKKAKKEEEEKWKWWEEERYTDGSKWRFLEHKGPVFAPPYEPLPDKVKFFYDGKPMKLGAPAEEVATFFAKMLDHEYTTKDIFRKNFFKDWRKEMTSEEKSKITDLNKCNFSEMNEYFKAQSEARKQMSKEEKQKNKEENERLLQEYGFCIMDNHKERIGNFRIEPPGLFRGRGDHPKMGMLKRRIRPEDIIINCSKDSKHPKPPPGTKWKEVRHDNKVTWLVSWTENIQGSIKYIMLNPSSRIKGEKDWQKYETARRLKKCVDRLRTQYRDDWKSKEMRIRQRAVALYFIDKLALRAGNEKEEGETADTVGCCSLRVEHIKLYPKMDDQEYVVEFDFLGKDSIRYYNKIPVEKRVFKNLQLFLENKQPEDDLFDRLNTSILNKHLQELMDGLTAKVFRTYNASITLQQQLKELSCSDDSIPAKILSYNRANRAVAILCNHQRAPPKTFEKSMQNLQTKIDEKQNQLSAARKQLKAAKADHKASHDDKSKKAVEVKRKAVQRIEEQLMKLQVQATDREENKQIALGTSKLNYLDPRISVAWCKKYGVPIEKIYNKTQREKFAWAIDMAEKDYEF; this is translated from the exons ATGAGCGGAGATCATGGACATGGAGACTCTCAG GTCAATTCTGGATCTAAAGGAAGCG TCACTCACAAACATAAAGACAAGCACAAAGACAaggaacacagacacaaagaccaCAAGAAAGACAAGGAGCGAGAGAAGATCAAGCACAGCAACAG CGAACATAAGGACCACTCTGagaggagacacaaagacaaagagaagctgAAACACAGTGACGGCAGCTCAGACAAGCAcagggaaaaacacaaagagaaagacaaggacaaagagaagaggagagaggagaag ATCAAATCATCCCATGTAGACAAGCccaagaaggagaaagaaaatggataTGTAAG AGATGCAAGTCCTCCTGCCATTAAGAGCGAGTCTGAAGAAGACAACGGCTTCTACCCCTCTCCCCAACACAACAAGACCTCCAAACGAGAGTATGAGGATGAAGA ATTTGAGTACAAGCCCAAAAAAGTCAAGACAGAACACgacaaaaaggcaaagaagaggaaacatgagtacgaagaggatgaggaggatgag GACATCAAGCccaaaaagaagacaaaagacaaaaaggtaacagagggaaagaaagccaaaaaagaagaagaggagaagtggAAATG GTGGGAGGAGGAAAGATATACTGATGGCTCCAAATGGCGTTTCCTCGAGCATAAGGGTCCAGTGTTTGCACCTCCCTATGAACCCTTGCCTGACAAAGTCAAATTTTTCTATGATG gTAAGCCTATGAAACTTGGTGCTCCTGCTGAGGAGGTAGCTACTTTTTTTGCCAAGATGTTGGATCATGAGTACACCACTAAGGACATCTTCAGGAAGAATTTCTTCAAGGACTGGAGGAAG GAAATGACATCAGAGGAGAAGTCAAAGATCACCGACCTGAACAAGTGTAACTTCAGCGAGATGAATGAGTACTTCAAGGCCCAATCAGAAGCTAGGAAACAGATgtcaaaagaggagaaacag aaaaacaaagaggagaatgAGAGACTCCTCCAGGAGTACGGTTTCTGCATCATGGACAACCACAAGGAGAGGATCGGAAACTTCCGCATCGAGCCGCCAGGCCTCTTCCGAGGACGAGGAGATCATCCGAAGATGGGCATGCTGAAGCGACGCATCAGACCTGAAGACATCATTATTAACTGTAGCAA GGACTCCAAGCACCCGAAACCTCCGCCAGGAACAAAATGGAAGGAGGTTCGCCATGACAACAAGGTGACCTGGCTGGTATCTTGGACAGAGAACATCCAGGGCTCCATCAAGTACATCATGTTGAATCCTAGCTCCAGGATCAAG gggGAGAAGGACTGGCAGAAATATGAGACTGCTCGACGGTTGAAGAAATGTGTGGATCGCCTCCGTACCCAGTATAGAGACGACTGGAAGTCAAAAGAGATGAGGATCAGGCAGAGAGCTGTGGCACTGTATTTCATAGACAAG CTTGCACTGAGGGCCGGTAACGAAAAGGAGGAAGGTGAGACAGCGGACACAGTAGGCTGCTGCTCGCTGCGGGTGGAGCATATCAAACTGTACCCCAAGATGGACGACCAGGAGTACGTGGTGGAGTTTGACTTCTTGGGAAAGGACTCCATCCGCTACTACAACAAGATCCCTGTGGAGAAGAGG GTCTTTAAAAACCTCCAGCTGTTCCTGGAGAACAAGCAGCCTGAAGATGACCTCTTTGACAGACTCAat ACTTCTATTCTGAATAAGCACTTACAGGAGCTGATGGATGGCCTGACAGCCAAGGTCTTTCGTACCTACAACGCCTCCATCACcctacagcagcagctcaagGAACTTTCCTGCT CTGATGACAGCATCCCAGCTAAAATCCTGTCATACAACCGAGCCAACCGGGCGGTGGCCATCCTCTGTAACCACCAGAGAGCTCCACCCAAAACATTTGAGAAGTCCATGCAAAACCTTCAGACCAAG ATCGACGAGAAACAGAATCAACTGTCAGCAGCCAGGAAGCAGCTGAAGGCGGCCAAGGCTGATCACAAGGCTTCCCATGAtgacaaaagcaaaaa ggCTGTGGAGGTGAAGCGTAAAGCTGTCCAGAGGATAGAGGAGCAGCTGATGAAGCTCCAGGTGCAggccacagacagagaggagaacaaGCAGATTGCTCTGGGCACCTCCAAGCTCAACTACCTGGATCCACGCATCTCTGTTGCATG GTGCAAGAAATATGGCGTTCCCATTGAGAAGATCTACAACAAAACCCAGAGAGAGAAGTTTGCCTGGGCAATTGACATGGCTGAAAAGGACTATGAGTTTTAA
- the top1b gene encoding DNA topoisomerase 1 isoform X3, with product MSGDHGHGDSQVNSGSKGSVTHKHKDKHKDKEHRHKDHKKDKEREKIKHSNSEHKDHSERRHKDKEKLKHSDGSSDKHREKHKEKDKDKEKRREEKVYKPKKEKENGYVSPPAIKSESEEDNGFYPSPQHNKTSKREYEDEEFEYKPKKVKTEHDKKAKKRKHEYEEDEEDEDIKPKKKTKDKKVTEGKKAKKEEEEKWKWWEEERYTDGSKWRFLEHKGPVFAPPYEPLPDKVKFFYDGKPMKLGAPAEEVATFFAKMLDHEYTTKDIFRKNFFKDWRKEMTSEEKSKITDLNKCNFSEMNEYFKAQSEARKQMSKEEKQKNKEENERLLQEYGFCIMDNHKERIGNFRIEPPGLFRGRGDHPKMGMLKRRIRPEDIIINCSKDSKHPKPPPGTKWKEVRHDNKVTWLVSWTENIQGSIKYIMLNPSSRIKGEKDWQKYETARRLKKCVDRLRTQYRDDWKSKEMRIRQRAVALYFIDKLALRAGNEKEEGETADTVGCCSLRVEHIKLYPKMDDQEYVVEFDFLGKDSIRYYNKIPVEKRVFKNLQLFLENKQPEDDLFDRLNTSILNKHLQELMDGLTAKVFRTYNASITLQQQLKELSCSDDSIPAKILSYNRANRAVAILCNHQRAPPKTFEKSMQNLQTKIDEKQNQLSAARKQLKAAKADHKASHDDKSKKAVEVKRKAVQRIEEQLMKLQVQATDREENKQIALGTSKLNYLDPRISVAWCKKYGVPIEKIYNKTQREKFAWAIDMAEKDYEF from the exons ATGAGCGGAGATCATGGACATGGAGACTCTCAG GTCAATTCTGGATCTAAAGGAAGCG TCACTCACAAACATAAAGACAAGCACAAAGACAaggaacacagacacaaagaccaCAAGAAAGACAAGGAGCGAGAGAAGATCAAGCACAGCAACAG CGAACATAAGGACCACTCTGagaggagacacaaagacaaagagaagctgAAACACAGTGACGGCAGCTCAGACAAGCAcagggaaaaacacaaagagaaagacaaggacaaagagaagaggagagaggagaaggttT ACAAGCccaagaaggagaaagaaaatggataTGTAAG TCCTCCTGCCATTAAGAGCGAGTCTGAAGAAGACAACGGCTTCTACCCCTCTCCCCAACACAACAAGACCTCCAAACGAGAGTATGAGGATGAAGA ATTTGAGTACAAGCCCAAAAAAGTCAAGACAGAACACgacaaaaaggcaaagaagaggaaacatgagtacgaagaggatgaggaggatgag GACATCAAGCccaaaaagaagacaaaagacaaaaaggtaacagagggaaagaaagccaaaaaagaagaagaggagaagtggAAATG GTGGGAGGAGGAAAGATATACTGATGGCTCCAAATGGCGTTTCCTCGAGCATAAGGGTCCAGTGTTTGCACCTCCCTATGAACCCTTGCCTGACAAAGTCAAATTTTTCTATGATG gTAAGCCTATGAAACTTGGTGCTCCTGCTGAGGAGGTAGCTACTTTTTTTGCCAAGATGTTGGATCATGAGTACACCACTAAGGACATCTTCAGGAAGAATTTCTTCAAGGACTGGAGGAAG GAAATGACATCAGAGGAGAAGTCAAAGATCACCGACCTGAACAAGTGTAACTTCAGCGAGATGAATGAGTACTTCAAGGCCCAATCAGAAGCTAGGAAACAGATgtcaaaagaggagaaacag aaaaacaaagaggagaatgAGAGACTCCTCCAGGAGTACGGTTTCTGCATCATGGACAACCACAAGGAGAGGATCGGAAACTTCCGCATCGAGCCGCCAGGCCTCTTCCGAGGACGAGGAGATCATCCGAAGATGGGCATGCTGAAGCGACGCATCAGACCTGAAGACATCATTATTAACTGTAGCAA GGACTCCAAGCACCCGAAACCTCCGCCAGGAACAAAATGGAAGGAGGTTCGCCATGACAACAAGGTGACCTGGCTGGTATCTTGGACAGAGAACATCCAGGGCTCCATCAAGTACATCATGTTGAATCCTAGCTCCAGGATCAAG gggGAGAAGGACTGGCAGAAATATGAGACTGCTCGACGGTTGAAGAAATGTGTGGATCGCCTCCGTACCCAGTATAGAGACGACTGGAAGTCAAAAGAGATGAGGATCAGGCAGAGAGCTGTGGCACTGTATTTCATAGACAAG CTTGCACTGAGGGCCGGTAACGAAAAGGAGGAAGGTGAGACAGCGGACACAGTAGGCTGCTGCTCGCTGCGGGTGGAGCATATCAAACTGTACCCCAAGATGGACGACCAGGAGTACGTGGTGGAGTTTGACTTCTTGGGAAAGGACTCCATCCGCTACTACAACAAGATCCCTGTGGAGAAGAGG GTCTTTAAAAACCTCCAGCTGTTCCTGGAGAACAAGCAGCCTGAAGATGACCTCTTTGACAGACTCAat ACTTCTATTCTGAATAAGCACTTACAGGAGCTGATGGATGGCCTGACAGCCAAGGTCTTTCGTACCTACAACGCCTCCATCACcctacagcagcagctcaagGAACTTTCCTGCT CTGATGACAGCATCCCAGCTAAAATCCTGTCATACAACCGAGCCAACCGGGCGGTGGCCATCCTCTGTAACCACCAGAGAGCTCCACCCAAAACATTTGAGAAGTCCATGCAAAACCTTCAGACCAAG ATCGACGAGAAACAGAATCAACTGTCAGCAGCCAGGAAGCAGCTGAAGGCGGCCAAGGCTGATCACAAGGCTTCCCATGAtgacaaaagcaaaaa ggCTGTGGAGGTGAAGCGTAAAGCTGTCCAGAGGATAGAGGAGCAGCTGATGAAGCTCCAGGTGCAggccacagacagagaggagaacaaGCAGATTGCTCTGGGCACCTCCAAGCTCAACTACCTGGATCCACGCATCTCTGTTGCATG GTGCAAGAAATATGGCGTTCCCATTGAGAAGATCTACAACAAAACCCAGAGAGAGAAGTTTGCCTGGGCAATTGACATGGCTGAAAAGGACTATGAGTTTTAA
- the top1b gene encoding DNA topoisomerase 1 isoform X2: protein MSGDHGHGDSQVNSGSKGSVTHKHKDKHKDKEHRHKDHKKDKEREKIKHSNSEHKDHSERRHKDKEKLKHSDGSSDKHREKHKEKDKDKEKRREEKIKSSHVDKPKKEKENGYVRDASPPAIKSESEEDNGFYPSPQHNKTSKREYEDEEFEYKPKKVKTEHDKKAKKRKHEYEEDEEDEPKKKTKDKKVTEGKKAKKEEEEKWKWWEEERYTDGSKWRFLEHKGPVFAPPYEPLPDKVKFFYDGKPMKLGAPAEEVATFFAKMLDHEYTTKDIFRKNFFKDWRKEMTSEEKSKITDLNKCNFSEMNEYFKAQSEARKQMSKEEKQKNKEENERLLQEYGFCIMDNHKERIGNFRIEPPGLFRGRGDHPKMGMLKRRIRPEDIIINCSKDSKHPKPPPGTKWKEVRHDNKVTWLVSWTENIQGSIKYIMLNPSSRIKGEKDWQKYETARRLKKCVDRLRTQYRDDWKSKEMRIRQRAVALYFIDKLALRAGNEKEEGETADTVGCCSLRVEHIKLYPKMDDQEYVVEFDFLGKDSIRYYNKIPVEKRVFKNLQLFLENKQPEDDLFDRLNTSILNKHLQELMDGLTAKVFRTYNASITLQQQLKELSCSDDSIPAKILSYNRANRAVAILCNHQRAPPKTFEKSMQNLQTKIDEKQNQLSAARKQLKAAKADHKASHDDKSKKAVEVKRKAVQRIEEQLMKLQVQATDREENKQIALGTSKLNYLDPRISVAWCKKYGVPIEKIYNKTQREKFAWAIDMAEKDYEF from the exons ATGAGCGGAGATCATGGACATGGAGACTCTCAG GTCAATTCTGGATCTAAAGGAAGCG TCACTCACAAACATAAAGACAAGCACAAAGACAaggaacacagacacaaagaccaCAAGAAAGACAAGGAGCGAGAGAAGATCAAGCACAGCAACAG CGAACATAAGGACCACTCTGagaggagacacaaagacaaagagaagctgAAACACAGTGACGGCAGCTCAGACAAGCAcagggaaaaacacaaagagaaagacaaggacaaagagaagaggagagaggagaag ATCAAATCATCCCATGTAGACAAGCccaagaaggagaaagaaaatggataTGTAAG AGATGCAAGTCCTCCTGCCATTAAGAGCGAGTCTGAAGAAGACAACGGCTTCTACCCCTCTCCCCAACACAACAAGACCTCCAAACGAGAGTATGAGGATGAAGA ATTTGAGTACAAGCCCAAAAAAGTCAAGACAGAACACgacaaaaaggcaaagaagaggaaacatgagtacgaagaggatgaggaggatgag CccaaaaagaagacaaaagacaaaaaggtaacagagggaaagaaagccaaaaaagaagaagaggagaagtggAAATG GTGGGAGGAGGAAAGATATACTGATGGCTCCAAATGGCGTTTCCTCGAGCATAAGGGTCCAGTGTTTGCACCTCCCTATGAACCCTTGCCTGACAAAGTCAAATTTTTCTATGATG gTAAGCCTATGAAACTTGGTGCTCCTGCTGAGGAGGTAGCTACTTTTTTTGCCAAGATGTTGGATCATGAGTACACCACTAAGGACATCTTCAGGAAGAATTTCTTCAAGGACTGGAGGAAG GAAATGACATCAGAGGAGAAGTCAAAGATCACCGACCTGAACAAGTGTAACTTCAGCGAGATGAATGAGTACTTCAAGGCCCAATCAGAAGCTAGGAAACAGATgtcaaaagaggagaaacag aaaaacaaagaggagaatgAGAGACTCCTCCAGGAGTACGGTTTCTGCATCATGGACAACCACAAGGAGAGGATCGGAAACTTCCGCATCGAGCCGCCAGGCCTCTTCCGAGGACGAGGAGATCATCCGAAGATGGGCATGCTGAAGCGACGCATCAGACCTGAAGACATCATTATTAACTGTAGCAA GGACTCCAAGCACCCGAAACCTCCGCCAGGAACAAAATGGAAGGAGGTTCGCCATGACAACAAGGTGACCTGGCTGGTATCTTGGACAGAGAACATCCAGGGCTCCATCAAGTACATCATGTTGAATCCTAGCTCCAGGATCAAG gggGAGAAGGACTGGCAGAAATATGAGACTGCTCGACGGTTGAAGAAATGTGTGGATCGCCTCCGTACCCAGTATAGAGACGACTGGAAGTCAAAAGAGATGAGGATCAGGCAGAGAGCTGTGGCACTGTATTTCATAGACAAG CTTGCACTGAGGGCCGGTAACGAAAAGGAGGAAGGTGAGACAGCGGACACAGTAGGCTGCTGCTCGCTGCGGGTGGAGCATATCAAACTGTACCCCAAGATGGACGACCAGGAGTACGTGGTGGAGTTTGACTTCTTGGGAAAGGACTCCATCCGCTACTACAACAAGATCCCTGTGGAGAAGAGG GTCTTTAAAAACCTCCAGCTGTTCCTGGAGAACAAGCAGCCTGAAGATGACCTCTTTGACAGACTCAat ACTTCTATTCTGAATAAGCACTTACAGGAGCTGATGGATGGCCTGACAGCCAAGGTCTTTCGTACCTACAACGCCTCCATCACcctacagcagcagctcaagGAACTTTCCTGCT CTGATGACAGCATCCCAGCTAAAATCCTGTCATACAACCGAGCCAACCGGGCGGTGGCCATCCTCTGTAACCACCAGAGAGCTCCACCCAAAACATTTGAGAAGTCCATGCAAAACCTTCAGACCAAG ATCGACGAGAAACAGAATCAACTGTCAGCAGCCAGGAAGCAGCTGAAGGCGGCCAAGGCTGATCACAAGGCTTCCCATGAtgacaaaagcaaaaa ggCTGTGGAGGTGAAGCGTAAAGCTGTCCAGAGGATAGAGGAGCAGCTGATGAAGCTCCAGGTGCAggccacagacagagaggagaacaaGCAGATTGCTCTGGGCACCTCCAAGCTCAACTACCTGGATCCACGCATCTCTGTTGCATG GTGCAAGAAATATGGCGTTCCCATTGAGAAGATCTACAACAAAACCCAGAGAGAGAAGTTTGCCTGGGCAATTGACATGGCTGAAAAGGACTATGAGTTTTAA
- the top1b gene encoding DNA topoisomerase 1 isoform X4, with translation MSGDHGHGDSQVNSGSKGSVTHKHKDKHKDKEHRHKDHKKDKEREKIKHSNSEHKDHSERRHKDKEKLKHSDGSSDKHREKHKEKDKDKEKRREEKPKKEKENGYVSPPAIKSESEEDNGFYPSPQHNKTSKREYEDEEFEYKPKKVKTEHDKKAKKRKHEYEEDEEDEDIKPKKKTKDKKVTEGKKAKKEEEEKWKWWEEERYTDGSKWRFLEHKGPVFAPPYEPLPDKVKFFYDGKPMKLGAPAEEVATFFAKMLDHEYTTKDIFRKNFFKDWRKEMTSEEKSKITDLNKCNFSEMNEYFKAQSEARKQMSKEEKQKNKEENERLLQEYGFCIMDNHKERIGNFRIEPPGLFRGRGDHPKMGMLKRRIRPEDIIINCSKDSKHPKPPPGTKWKEVRHDNKVTWLVSWTENIQGSIKYIMLNPSSRIKGEKDWQKYETARRLKKCVDRLRTQYRDDWKSKEMRIRQRAVALYFIDKLALRAGNEKEEGETADTVGCCSLRVEHIKLYPKMDDQEYVVEFDFLGKDSIRYYNKIPVEKRVFKNLQLFLENKQPEDDLFDRLNTSILNKHLQELMDGLTAKVFRTYNASITLQQQLKELSCSDDSIPAKILSYNRANRAVAILCNHQRAPPKTFEKSMQNLQTKIDEKQNQLSAARKQLKAAKADHKASHDDKSKKAVEVKRKAVQRIEEQLMKLQVQATDREENKQIALGTSKLNYLDPRISVAWCKKYGVPIEKIYNKTQREKFAWAIDMAEKDYEF, from the exons ATGAGCGGAGATCATGGACATGGAGACTCTCAG GTCAATTCTGGATCTAAAGGAAGCG TCACTCACAAACATAAAGACAAGCACAAAGACAaggaacacagacacaaagaccaCAAGAAAGACAAGGAGCGAGAGAAGATCAAGCACAGCAACAG CGAACATAAGGACCACTCTGagaggagacacaaagacaaagagaagctgAAACACAGTGACGGCAGCTCAGACAAGCAcagggaaaaacacaaagagaaagacaaggacaaagagaagaggagagaggagaag CccaagaaggagaaagaaaatggataTGTAAG TCCTCCTGCCATTAAGAGCGAGTCTGAAGAAGACAACGGCTTCTACCCCTCTCCCCAACACAACAAGACCTCCAAACGAGAGTATGAGGATGAAGA ATTTGAGTACAAGCCCAAAAAAGTCAAGACAGAACACgacaaaaaggcaaagaagaggaaacatgagtacgaagaggatgaggaggatgag GACATCAAGCccaaaaagaagacaaaagacaaaaaggtaacagagggaaagaaagccaaaaaagaagaagaggagaagtggAAATG GTGGGAGGAGGAAAGATATACTGATGGCTCCAAATGGCGTTTCCTCGAGCATAAGGGTCCAGTGTTTGCACCTCCCTATGAACCCTTGCCTGACAAAGTCAAATTTTTCTATGATG gTAAGCCTATGAAACTTGGTGCTCCTGCTGAGGAGGTAGCTACTTTTTTTGCCAAGATGTTGGATCATGAGTACACCACTAAGGACATCTTCAGGAAGAATTTCTTCAAGGACTGGAGGAAG GAAATGACATCAGAGGAGAAGTCAAAGATCACCGACCTGAACAAGTGTAACTTCAGCGAGATGAATGAGTACTTCAAGGCCCAATCAGAAGCTAGGAAACAGATgtcaaaagaggagaaacag aaaaacaaagaggagaatgAGAGACTCCTCCAGGAGTACGGTTTCTGCATCATGGACAACCACAAGGAGAGGATCGGAAACTTCCGCATCGAGCCGCCAGGCCTCTTCCGAGGACGAGGAGATCATCCGAAGATGGGCATGCTGAAGCGACGCATCAGACCTGAAGACATCATTATTAACTGTAGCAA GGACTCCAAGCACCCGAAACCTCCGCCAGGAACAAAATGGAAGGAGGTTCGCCATGACAACAAGGTGACCTGGCTGGTATCTTGGACAGAGAACATCCAGGGCTCCATCAAGTACATCATGTTGAATCCTAGCTCCAGGATCAAG gggGAGAAGGACTGGCAGAAATATGAGACTGCTCGACGGTTGAAGAAATGTGTGGATCGCCTCCGTACCCAGTATAGAGACGACTGGAAGTCAAAAGAGATGAGGATCAGGCAGAGAGCTGTGGCACTGTATTTCATAGACAAG CTTGCACTGAGGGCCGGTAACGAAAAGGAGGAAGGTGAGACAGCGGACACAGTAGGCTGCTGCTCGCTGCGGGTGGAGCATATCAAACTGTACCCCAAGATGGACGACCAGGAGTACGTGGTGGAGTTTGACTTCTTGGGAAAGGACTCCATCCGCTACTACAACAAGATCCCTGTGGAGAAGAGG GTCTTTAAAAACCTCCAGCTGTTCCTGGAGAACAAGCAGCCTGAAGATGACCTCTTTGACAGACTCAat ACTTCTATTCTGAATAAGCACTTACAGGAGCTGATGGATGGCCTGACAGCCAAGGTCTTTCGTACCTACAACGCCTCCATCACcctacagcagcagctcaagGAACTTTCCTGCT CTGATGACAGCATCCCAGCTAAAATCCTGTCATACAACCGAGCCAACCGGGCGGTGGCCATCCTCTGTAACCACCAGAGAGCTCCACCCAAAACATTTGAGAAGTCCATGCAAAACCTTCAGACCAAG ATCGACGAGAAACAGAATCAACTGTCAGCAGCCAGGAAGCAGCTGAAGGCGGCCAAGGCTGATCACAAGGCTTCCCATGAtgacaaaagcaaaaa ggCTGTGGAGGTGAAGCGTAAAGCTGTCCAGAGGATAGAGGAGCAGCTGATGAAGCTCCAGGTGCAggccacagacagagaggagaacaaGCAGATTGCTCTGGGCACCTCCAAGCTCAACTACCTGGATCCACGCATCTCTGTTGCATG GTGCAAGAAATATGGCGTTCCCATTGAGAAGATCTACAACAAAACCCAGAGAGAGAAGTTTGCCTGGGCAATTGACATGGCTGAAAAGGACTATGAGTTTTAA